In Pseudofrankia saprophytica, one genomic interval encodes:
- a CDS encoding class I adenylate-forming enzyme family protein, which translates to MVPSEPLGRPTIPELLGRAVREFGDTPYVITPTDRLTYVEADRRSASAARWLLGAGIGKGSRVGLFFTNDTEWVTWWLAVSRVGAVAVPLSTLYTPAEIGKVLRLADVGLLVAPTQVLTIDVAERFEAALPGLSGQESARLQLPTAPYLRRIVLTAASDRPWADAWEAGSWGEEGPALASPEILAAVEDEVTPADLAIMIHTSGSTADPKGVLHTHGTVVRQTSTWPAAIHHLTGVAGAPKVLCAMPFFWIGGLLAATGALHEPATLLVLPRLEAGAALDLAERERANGIVGWPAFTQQLREHPTFPERDLSSAPLLTSGPLDLAMNDVPDGFPTHRSLTETAGSFAFTDTAIVDDDGSPTPTGTIGELLIRGTGVMTGYNKRERADVFDADGWYHTGDKVYRKDGDPRLFYVGRTSELIKAAGANVSPLEVQAVIETFGDVAQCVVLGVDHPARGEEVCAVVVPVSGDLDVGSLAARAREQLSSYKVPTRWIVATSADIPTLPSGKLNRLGLRAKVSDGTLK; encoded by the coding sequence ATGGTGCCATCGGAGCCGCTCGGGCGGCCGACCATTCCCGAGCTGCTCGGGCGCGCGGTGCGCGAGTTCGGCGACACGCCGTACGTCATCACGCCGACCGACCGGCTCACCTACGTCGAGGCCGACCGGCGTTCCGCGTCCGCCGCGCGCTGGCTGCTCGGCGCGGGGATCGGCAAGGGCTCCCGGGTCGGGCTGTTCTTCACGAACGACACCGAGTGGGTCACCTGGTGGCTCGCCGTCTCCCGGGTCGGCGCGGTCGCCGTGCCGCTCAGCACGCTGTACACCCCGGCCGAGATCGGCAAGGTGCTGCGCCTCGCCGACGTCGGGCTGCTGGTCGCGCCCACCCAGGTGCTCACCATCGACGTGGCCGAACGGTTCGAGGCGGCGCTTCCCGGCCTGTCCGGCCAGGAGTCCGCGCGCCTCCAGCTGCCCACGGCGCCATACCTGCGCCGCATCGTGCTCACCGCCGCGTCCGACCGGCCGTGGGCGGACGCCTGGGAAGCGGGCTCCTGGGGCGAGGAGGGCCCGGCGCTGGCCAGCCCCGAGATCCTCGCGGCCGTCGAGGACGAGGTCACCCCCGCCGACCTGGCCATCATGATTCACACCTCCGGCTCGACCGCGGACCCGAAGGGCGTGCTGCACACCCACGGCACGGTCGTCCGCCAGACCTCGACGTGGCCGGCCGCGATTCACCACCTGACTGGTGTCGCGGGCGCGCCGAAAGTGCTCTGCGCGATGCCGTTCTTCTGGATCGGTGGCCTGCTCGCCGCGACCGGCGCGCTGCACGAGCCGGCCACCCTGCTGGTGCTCCCACGGCTGGAGGCCGGGGCGGCGCTCGACCTGGCCGAGCGCGAGCGGGCGAACGGAATCGTCGGCTGGCCGGCGTTCACCCAGCAGCTGCGCGAGCATCCGACGTTCCCGGAGCGGGACCTCAGCAGCGCCCCCCTGCTGACCAGCGGCCCGCTGGATCTCGCGATGAACGACGTGCCGGACGGTTTCCCGACCCACCGCAGCCTCACCGAGACCGCCGGCAGCTTCGCCTTCACCGACACCGCGATCGTCGACGACGATGGGAGCCCGACGCCGACCGGCACCATCGGCGAGCTGCTCATTCGCGGCACCGGCGTGATGACCGGCTACAACAAGCGGGAACGCGCCGACGTGTTCGACGCGGACGGCTGGTACCACACCGGCGACAAGGTCTACCGCAAGGACGGCGACCCGCGCCTGTTCTACGTCGGCCGCACCAGCGAGCTCATCAAGGCCGCCGGCGCCAACGTCTCGCCGCTCGAGGTCCAGGCGGTGATCGAGACCTTCGGTGACGTCGCGCAGTGCGTCGTCCTCGGCGTCGATCACCCGGCCCGTGGCGAGGAGGTGTGCGCCGTCGTCGTCCCGGTGTCCGGCGACCTCGACGTCGGGTCGCTCGCGGCCCGCGCCCGTGAGCAGCTCTCCAGCTACAAGGTCCCCACCCGCTGGATCGTCGCGACCAGCGCCGACATCCCCACGCTGCCGTCCGGCAAGCTCAACCGCCTTGGCCTGCGCGCCAAGGTCAGCGACGGCACCCTGAAGTAG
- a CDS encoding DUF1353 domain-containing protein, giving the protein MAGRVGFFDAETGGELVLVLRRYGNEFQIIRQFGYWDPKYDEPFVVPADPETFLTDLASIPSVFAWLVPGLGSHLPAVLLHDGLVIADGEPSIPTHLGPPVTREEADRILRDAMRELGTPVIRRWLIWTGAELGTLWVARRHRWWWRILATLTVTAVVALGSLATLDLFDVWNVLPWMGDRPWWVELLSGAAAAVGLPAALSVLWGHYWRVAAITGIAMALLLHVTLAVIVVSGVYWVLERLVSWPEGLSPNVAKNLANVPPGTRDAGEPPGAPDSAPDSTPDSAPAIPVEPGRRAEPTEPSF; this is encoded by the coding sequence GTGGCCGGGCGGGTGGGGTTCTTCGACGCGGAGACCGGCGGCGAGCTGGTGCTGGTGCTGCGGCGTTACGGGAACGAGTTCCAGATCATCCGCCAGTTCGGCTACTGGGACCCGAAGTACGACGAGCCGTTCGTCGTACCGGCCGACCCGGAGACGTTCCTGACCGACCTGGCCTCGATTCCCTCGGTGTTCGCCTGGCTCGTGCCCGGGCTGGGTTCCCACCTGCCCGCGGTCCTGTTGCACGACGGCCTGGTGATCGCCGACGGCGAGCCCTCCATCCCCACCCACCTCGGCCCCCCGGTCACCCGGGAGGAGGCCGACCGGATCCTCCGGGATGCCATGAGGGAGCTCGGCACGCCGGTCATCCGGCGCTGGCTGATCTGGACCGGGGCGGAGCTCGGGACGCTGTGGGTCGCCCGGCGGCACCGCTGGTGGTGGCGGATCCTGGCCACGCTCACGGTCACCGCCGTCGTCGCGCTCGGCAGCCTGGCGACTCTGGACCTGTTCGACGTGTGGAATGTGCTGCCCTGGATGGGCGACCGTCCGTGGTGGGTGGAGCTGCTGTCCGGCGCGGCGGCCGCGGTCGGGCTGCCGGCGGCGCTGTCGGTCCTCTGGGGGCATTACTGGCGGGTCGCCGCGATCACCGGCATCGCGATGGCGCTGCTGCTGCACGTGACCCTGGCGGTGATCGTCGTCTCGGGCGTCTACTGGGTCCTGGAGAGGCTCGTCTCCTGGCCCGAGGGCCTCAGCCCCAACGTCGCGAAGAACCTCGCCAACGTGCCCCCTGGAACGCGCGACGCCGGCGAGCCGCCGGGCGCGCCCGACTCGGCGCCCGACTCCACGCCCGACTCGGCGCCCGCCATCCCGGTCGAGCCGGGACGGCGGGCGGAGCCCACGGAGCCGTCGTTCTGA